The window taaacacttgCTAGGAGCACACTAACACAACCAATGTGGAGTTTAATTGCAAAAGACATCGATGTTATTAGTAGCAAAACCGTTTATGTATTGTAATTTGTTACACTTCTACGTAATAAACTCCGCTACACGATTTCGGGAGAAAGATATTTGCATAAACAGCATGACTGGGCTCTAGAGTAGCTCTCACACGGTTAAAATCACATGAGATCTAGTGAGACCGAAATACAATAAAGtctttgaaataaataaaaaatacagtAAAGTCATGGTTTTGGAAGAGATGCCCCACATAAAAAACAAGCACCAATTTTAAAATTGTTGGGCTTTTGTTAAAATCTTGTCGGTGAGGCCCGAACTTGAATAGAGCCCGGCCCGCGCGTATCGTTGAACCCCGTCTTCCTCTTAGTCCTGACTGGCCGCCACTGGGTAGGGAGAGAGAGTTTGGAACGACGTCGGATCGAGTTGGCGGCACCTGGATTCCAACTAGGGTTTTGCAGAGTTCCAAACTTTCAAaccagaaagagagagagagagagagagagagagagcgagagatgCTGTACATAGTAGGACTGGGATTGGGGGACGAGAAAGACATAACTCTGAGAGGATTAGAGGCTGTGAAGAAATGCGACAAAATTTTCATCGAAGCCTACACTTCCCTCCTCTCATTTGGCATCTCCTCCGACGGCCTCTCCACCCTCgtactctctccctctctactTCTCTATTTGTTTACAGAACTTGTTcaactttttcaaaaaaaattgaaatggaaGTTTGATTGCAGGAAAAGTTGTACGGAAAACCAGTGATACTTGCGGATAGAGAAACGGTGGAGGAGAGGGCCGACCAGATTCTAACTGCAGCTGCTGCTTCCGACGTCGCCTTCCTTGTCGTTGGCGATCCTTTTGGGTATGACCAATCTCTCTGCAGAACTAGAAAAATCTTGTATGCgtggaatttatttattttactagGAATTGGGGAAGTAATTAAAATTTAGTTTCCAAGAATGTCGGAATTATGATCGAAATAATGGTGACTTAATCAATTGAGCATTTTGGAATTATATAATTGTGTGTAATGGATCCAAAAGCTATGAGGAATGTCTTCGCACGCTAATTACTGCATTCTTTCTTGCGTAATTTGATCTAAAACGCAGAGCTACGACACACACTGATCTTGTCGTTCGAGCCAAGAAGTTGGGGATTGATGTCAAGGTGGTGCACAATGCGTCGGTGATGAATGCAGTTGGAGCCTGTGGATTACAACTCTACCACTACGGAGAGACAGTTTCAATACCATTCTTCACCGAGACATGGAGGCCTGATAGCTTTTATGAGAAGATTCAGAAAAATCGTGCGCTTGGACTGCATACGCTATGCTTGTTAGGTTCGGTTCTAGATACTTAAAAAACTGACACCACTTGATGCTTATCTTACTATACACTCATCACAAATTATTTTCGCTGTAGACATACGGGTGAAGGAACCGACTCTGGAATCGTTGTGCAGGTTTAGGTTTTGTGTGTGATTTaggttttgtgtgtttttgtgCTTCCACGATTGCATAGGCTTATTTTTGTTACTTGCCTCCCTTTCAGAGGAAAGAAGCAGTATGAACCGCCTAGATATATGTCGATAAACACTGCAATTGAGCAGCTTCTGGAGGTTGAGCACAATCGAGGAGAATCTGGTAACCATGTCATTTTTTCAGATCTTTACTTCAAACGTGATTGTTACCTATTGTCTGGCCTCTGCACAATAAAACCGTTGctacatttttttattcttgCATTACCTTGCAGCATATAATGAAGACACGATGTGTGTTGGGCTTGCTCGGCTGGGAAGTGAGGATCAGAAGATCATTTCTGGTACAATGAGGCAACTGCATTCGGTTGATTTTGGAGTGCCCCTCCATTGCCTTGTTATAGTAGGCAAAACTCATCCAGTGGAAGAAGAAATGCTGGATTTTTACAGACATTCGGAAGAGAATAATCATGGCACTGTATGATTATAACGCTGATAGGACGGCATTTACCTGATCTACTTTTCTATAGTGAACTGTTGTACCATATGCAGCAGAGACAGAATAGGAGGCTACGGTTACTTGGCTTTCAAGAGAGATCGGAAGATAGGTTGTTGTATGACGCCAAACTGCTGTCATGCTGCGCAATCCGATTTTGTGAATCGAGTTTTGTCGAGTTGCTGGAATACATTATGTGCCGTATTAATTTCACTTCTCTTCAATTTTGAGCGAAATACATTTGTCGTGACTATTTCTCATTGTGTGTATGCTTATTCAGAGATGAATAATATTGAGACCTTGCTAAAAGAAAAGCCATATTATGAACATGTGCCATGAGTTTCATCCTAATCTCTAACCAGATATTACAAGTGCTGCCTTTGGTGAAACGACATCTCTTCAAAACATGATTTTGGTGCCTTCAATTCTCCTCCCCGTTTGACGGAATACGATCGACGTTTTACGAAGCCGCATGATTGTATTCTGTCAAACATGGAGGAGAATCGAAGTCGTGTTCAGAATTTCTGAATTGCCTTTTAACAAAAGCTGGATCGTCGACTGCACATTCGTACCAGAAATCGGTTTGCCTTCCTGTCTGTGGCCAGTTGGACGGTTAAAATCATCTGTTCCTCTCAAATATCCAACGGCAAACACAGGTCTTCGTCATTTCTGAATTACAGCAGATCTGTCCGTTCGTTTTCCCAGCCCGCACGAGGGCTATTTCCGTCATTTGACAACGATTATCCCGCCAAACCATCCAAACAAAGCACCAaactccaaaaataaaaaaataaaaaaaataaaaaaacagaaaaagaccGCGAAATTGACCTCTCGTCTCGGTTGTCAACCGTGTAAAATCTGAAGGCCGATCCGAGAGGGAACGCCAATCATCGCTTAATCAGACGTTAATCTCCTCCGAAACCTCGATTAATGTCTGTTTGTCTTGTCACAATGTGTTAAGACAGATCTCTTAATATTTGCCTACCTCTTGTGGTTTTAGTTGGTCCAGAAAAATGGGAGCTAAACCGAGGTGCAAGGGGTGGTGGGTGTGGGTGCTCGTGCTCGTGATCCTCGCTCTCGTCGCCGGCGGGGTCATTTTCGCGGTCgtcaagaaaataaagaaaaactccGGCGATGACGACGGTGCGGTTCCAGGGCCTCCCGGCGCCATTACCCAGAAATACTCCGACGCTCTCAAAGTCGCCGTCCAATTCTTCGACGTCCAGAAATgtacctttctctctctacattcgcaacgtgttcatttttttttcactaaataattagttaattcacattATTAGTATCACCCAATGCCTCAATTGGTAAATGtttgatctttgttttgttatttttcgtCTTTTGCATTGCGAGTTTTCGATGTATTAATTTCCAGTTTACTAAATGTTGTACGTATAGTGCTTGACCTGTAATGATGTTGTGGGTGATTGTCATATGTAGCCGGTAAGCTGGTGGATAACAAGATATCGTGGAGAGGGGATTCGGGTCTGAAAGATGGAAGCGATGCGAAGTTGGATTTGTCCAAGGGAATGTATGACGCTGGGGATCACATGAAGTTCGGATTTCCAATGGCGTATACCGCCACGGTGTTGTCGTGGGCGATTCTTGAGTATGGTGATCAGATGGATGCGGTGAATCAGTTAAAAACTTCTCGAGCCTCTCTCAAGTGGATCACTGACTTCCTTGTCAATGCTCATCCTAAGGACAATGTGCTCTACATTCAGGTTCGTATAACGTTGAATTATATTCATTACGTGCAAATCGCAATGCTTATGAAGCGTTTTTGACTTGCCAATTCATATTCTGGGGCAGGTGGGTGACCCTAAAAAGGACCATGAATGTTGGTATAGGCCGGAAGACGTGACTGAGAAGAGGCCGGCAACACAGGTCAACACTTCCGCTCCGGGAACGGAGGTAGCAGCTGAAACTGCAGCAGCTATGGCTTCAGCATCTCTCGTCTTTAAGAAAAGTGATGCCAAATATTCAGATACGCTTCTTTCGCATGCCAAAAAGCTGTTTACTTTTGCTGACAAAAACAGAGGCTCTTACAGTGAAAGCATCCCCGAGGTCCAGAAATTTTACAATTCAACGGGATATGGAGATGAGCTTTTGTGGGCAGCAGCCTGGCTTTACCATGCGACTGGGGATAAGGAATACCTTGATTACGTCACAGGGGAGAATGGAGAGGAATTTGCTCAATTTGGTAAACCGACGTGGTTCAGTTGGGATAACAAGCTTGCAGGAACCCAGGTATGTTGAGAACCatcatttctttgtttttctgctGTGTTTTAATCTGTCAAATGCCACAGTAGAATGCGACTCGCCCGAGAAACTATTATTTGACAATGTGTTGCTCTTCCTGGATTACTATAGTAGCTATATTTGAAGGACTTTCATTTGTAAGATAAGATACCATTATACTCGAGTAAAATTCGTCTTTCAGTCTTGTGAACAACTCTGCATTTTTACTGCAGGTTTTGCTCTCCAGGTTGACCTTCTTTGGTGGGAAGGACACCTCAGACAATTCTGGCCTTCAAAAGTACAGGAAAACAGCTGAAGCTGTTATATGTGGCTTCCTGCCAAACTCGCCAACGGCCACGAGCAGCAGAACAGACAGTAATCTTCTTCTCTATTGTCATATGACATGGATTATCGTGCATACCTTTTCTCCTTCTTGTTAAAACAAAAGCATTGCTCTTGCTACCCTGCCTCGAGATTAGTTCTCCAGAACTATATCAACGCCTCTTCTACATTGTAATGCACCAATTAATCTAAGATGTTATATTACTGATAACTTTATAAACACTAACCAATCTAACAGCCTCCGTTGTAGATAAACTCCTCTACCGTTCATAATAACTGATTCACACTTCAAAACAATTAGGGAGGATAAACACAATTGCTTGCTATTGTGTAGAAGAAAGTGATACTTATACTAGGCAAACATGAAGCTCTACAAATTTCAGAAATTTTCAAGCTATCGAGCATGTGTCCACGGTTGGAAATGTTATTCTCTTTTGTATCCTTTTAGCTTTATGCACCACACTCAAATCATCTAGGCTGGTTTGCATATGCTCGTAATTCAGTTCTTCTTGCCGTGTCTCTCATTCTCCTTGGCTTACCATCATGGTGTCCGCATTGCAGATGGTCTGATCTGGGTCAGTGAATGGAATGCTCTGCAGCAGCCGGTTGCTGCTGCTTTCCTAGCTGCTCTTTACAGTGACTACATGCTTACATCTGGCTCCACAAAA of the Pyrus communis chromosome 1, drPyrComm1.1, whole genome shotgun sequence genome contains:
- the LOC137719721 gene encoding endoglucanase 2-like, which codes for MGAKPRCKGWWVWVLVLVILALVAGGVIFAVVKKIKKNSGDDDGAVPGPPGAITQKYSDALKVAVQFFDVQKSGKLVDNKISWRGDSGLKDGSDAKLDLSKGMYDAGDHMKFGFPMAYTATVLSWAILEYGDQMDAVNQLKTSRASLKWITDFLVNAHPKDNVLYIQVGDPKKDHECWYRPEDVTEKRPATQVNTSAPGTEVAAETAAAMASASLVFKKSDAKYSDTLLSHAKKLFTFADKNRGSYSESIPEVQKFYNSTGYGDELLWAAAWLYHATGDKEYLDYVTGENGEEFAQFGKPTWFSWDNKLAGTQVLLSRLTFFGGKDTSDNSGLQKYRKTAEAVICGFLPNSPTATSSRTDNGLIWVSEWNALQQPVAAAFLAALYSDYMLTSGSTKLECDGETYKPSDIRKFVRSQANYVLGDNPMKMSYLVGYGDKYPKYVHHRGASIPANKKTSCKEGFKYLDSTKPNPNVAVGALVGGPFLNETYIDARNNSRQGEPSTYNSAVVVGLLSSLVTTSSAVKSFT
- the LOC137749016 gene encoding probable diphthine methyl ester synthase, translated to MLYIVGLGLGDEKDITLRGLEAVKKCDKIFIEAYTSLLSFGISSDGLSTLEKLYGKPVILADRETVEERADQILTAAAASDVAFLVVGDPFGATTHTDLVVRAKKLGIDVKVVHNASVMNAVGACGLQLYHYGETVSIPFFTETWRPDSFYEKIQKNRALGLHTLCLLDIRVKEPTLESLCRGKKQYEPPRYMSINTAIEQLLEVEHNRGESAYNEDTMCVGLARLGSEDQKIISGTMRQLHSVDFGVPLHCLVIVGKTHPVEEEMLDFYRHSEENNHGTV